In Porphyromonas cangingivalis, a genomic segment contains:
- a CDS encoding 5-fold beta-flower protein, translated as MRYLFLLIFSLFSLTTVCAQEVKLSDGKQIGSISSDGTIRNRSNAQIGKISSDGTIRDRNNTQIGKIESDGTVRDRSGSQVGRIKSDGTVYDRSNAQIGKVESDGTVRNRQNSQIGKASGVKREWVAVAFFFFYFN; from the coding sequence ATGAGGTATTTATTCTTACTCATCTTTTCGCTCTTCAGCCTGACCACCGTGTGTGCACAAGAAGTGAAGCTAAGCGATGGCAAACAGATCGGATCCATATCATCCGACGGCACGATACGCAACCGCAGCAACGCACAGATCGGCAAGATCAGTTCGGACGGCACGATCAGAGACCGTAACAATACCCAGATCGGCAAGATAGAGTCCGATGGTACGGTACGCGACAGAAGTGGATCGCAAGTGGGCAGGATCAAGTCCGACGGCACGGTCTATGACCGCTCCAACGCTCAGATCGGCAAAGTCGAGTCCGATGGGACTGTCCGCAACAGACAAAACTCACAGATCGGCAAGGCTTCGGGGGTGAAGAGAGAATGGGTGGCAGTGGCCTTCTTCTTTTTCTATTTCAACTGA
- a CDS encoding exodeoxyribonuclease III, which produces MKFISWNVNGLRACFGKGFPEIMKELDADFFCLQETKMQAGQLDAEMEGYHSYWNYAEKKGYSGTAIYSKHEPLSVAYGIGIEEHDKEGRVITLEMPDFYLVTCYTPNTQDELKRLDYRMTWEDAFRAYLMTLDSRKPVIVCGDLNVAHKEIDLKNPKTNRRNPGFTDEERGKFQTLLDAGFTDTFRHFFPDLEGAYSWWSYRFKSREKNTGWRIDYFLTSDRLQEHLDSAKIHSDIYGSDHCPVELVLKC; this is translated from the coding sequence ATGAAATTTATATCTTGGAACGTCAACGGATTGCGTGCCTGTTTCGGTAAGGGCTTCCCGGAGATCATGAAAGAACTGGATGCGGACTTCTTCTGTCTGCAGGAGACAAAGATGCAGGCCGGCCAACTCGATGCGGAGATGGAGGGCTATCACTCGTACTGGAACTACGCAGAGAAGAAAGGTTACTCCGGTACTGCGATATACTCCAAGCATGAGCCTCTCTCGGTGGCCTACGGTATAGGGATCGAGGAGCACGACAAGGAGGGTCGGGTCATCACTCTGGAGATGCCGGACTTCTACCTCGTCACCTGCTACACACCCAACACGCAGGACGAACTCAAGAGGCTCGACTACCGTATGACTTGGGAGGATGCTTTCAGAGCTTATCTCATGACTCTCGACAGCCGTAAGCCGGTCATCGTCTGCGGTGACCTTAATGTGGCACACAAGGAGATCGATCTCAAGAACCCCAAGACCAACCGCCGTAATCCGGGCTTCACGGACGAAGAGCGTGGGAAGTTTCAGACCCTGTTGGATGCAGGATTTACGGACACGTTCCGTCACTTCTTCCCTGATCTTGAGGGGGCTTACTCGTGGTGGTCTTATCGCTTCAAGTCTCGTGAGAAGAACACAGGCTGGCGTATCGACTACTTTTTGACCTCCGATCGTCTTCAAGAGCACCTTGATTCGGCCAAGATACACTCGGATATCTATGGCTCTGACCACTGTCCTGTGGAACTTGTCCTCAAGTGCTGA
- a CDS encoding LTA synthase family protein: MKAIETKYRYLVFFYHLFLSWLMFNLGRLVFYVHNYTYYKHFSVSDLWTAWWGGQRFDIAAMGYLNSVYMLIFMVLGFFSPKVRTHRVSYQVMKWSFLLPNIAGIILNVGDSGYFPFVRKRMTSTVFQEFGGDNPVLLVLRLAWTNPILTLVAIAMIVALILAYPRIRYNAKRSVPVVARILGTTVALLATVFVTVVGIRGGLIHSVRPLSPFNAQAYVDQVKDRDIVLNTPFCMIRTADKKVLKEIEYIPTAEAESLFSALYKAQPLSSTDSLYGAYKDYNVMILILESFAKEHIGTLQEDGKGYTPFFDALINDPATVSWPYAFANGRKSIDAMPSIIASVPALGLNFVTSNYSGNEIDGMGTCLRRHGYKAAYFMHGAPNGSMGFDAFSKHMGYTGYIGMTEYNNDDDYDNAWGIWDQKFVPFLPEQISRFEQPWLGTIFTLSSHEPFKLPKGEEHKYPQGEVPLQATITYSDEALRMFFEKAKREPWFDKTIFVITADHTSQSADPIYDNIVGNFAIPQLWYIPGKPLPKEAIDTNKVIQQADIYPSLLYLLGIDDEIVSYGHNIFNPLSKAYAVIYWGEHHLITWDKIYTFETETNKLSVDSLNTVLLPRPDTIHHTVSERLLPAIVMDYNKRLIHNKLSARYNQ, from the coding sequence ATGAAAGCAATAGAGACAAAGTACAGGTATTTGGTCTTCTTTTACCATCTCTTTCTGTCGTGGTTGATGTTCAACCTCGGTCGGCTCGTCTTCTATGTACACAACTACACCTACTACAAGCACTTCTCTGTAAGCGATCTGTGGACGGCTTGGTGGGGTGGCCAGAGGTTTGACATTGCGGCCATGGGGTACCTCAACAGCGTGTATATGCTTATTTTCATGGTACTCGGATTTTTCTCACCCAAGGTGCGTACCCATCGTGTGTCTTATCAGGTGATGAAGTGGTCCTTCCTCTTACCCAACATCGCAGGCATCATCCTGAATGTCGGCGACTCCGGCTACTTCCCTTTCGTGCGCAAGAGGATGACATCGACGGTCTTTCAGGAATTCGGTGGAGACAACCCGGTCCTCCTTGTCCTCCGTCTGGCATGGACGAACCCCATACTGACACTCGTTGCCATTGCGATGATCGTCGCCCTCATACTTGCCTATCCGCGCATCAGATATAACGCAAAACGCTCCGTGCCTGTGGTGGCACGTATCTTGGGGACTACGGTGGCACTCCTTGCGACCGTCTTCGTGACCGTCGTGGGCATCCGTGGCGGGCTTATCCATAGTGTGAGGCCCTTATCTCCCTTCAATGCTCAGGCTTATGTCGATCAGGTCAAGGACAGAGACATCGTGCTCAATACCCCGTTCTGCATGATCCGCACGGCAGACAAAAAGGTACTCAAGGAGATCGAATACATCCCCACAGCCGAAGCCGAAAGCCTCTTCTCCGCCCTCTACAAGGCACAGCCCTTATCCTCCACAGACTCTCTCTATGGGGCTTACAAGGACTATAACGTGATGATCCTCATCTTGGAGAGCTTTGCGAAAGAACACATCGGCACCCTCCAAGAGGACGGCAAGGGCTACACCCCGTTCTTTGACGCTCTGATCAATGACCCTGCCACGGTATCTTGGCCGTACGCCTTTGCCAATGGTCGTAAGTCCATCGATGCCATGCCATCGATCATCGCCAGCGTACCGGCTCTTGGTCTCAACTTCGTCACGAGCAACTATTCGGGCAACGAGATCGATGGCATGGGGACCTGCCTCCGTCGTCATGGCTACAAGGCAGCGTATTTCATGCACGGTGCACCGAACGGTTCGATGGGCTTCGATGCCTTCTCCAAGCACATGGGCTATACCGGCTATATCGGCATGACGGAGTACAACAACGATGACGATTACGACAATGCGTGGGGGATATGGGATCAGAAGTTCGTGCCCTTCCTACCGGAGCAGATCAGCCGATTTGAACAACCATGGCTGGGGACGATATTCACCCTCTCAAGCCACGAACCATTCAAGCTCCCCAAGGGCGAAGAACACAAGTACCCTCAAGGCGAAGTCCCCCTTCAAGCGACGATAACATACTCAGACGAAGCCCTCAGGATGTTTTTTGAGAAAGCAAAGAGAGAGCCGTGGTTCGACAAGACCATCTTCGTCATCACCGCCGACCACACCTCGCAGTCTGCCGATCCCATCTATGACAATATAGTGGGCAACTTCGCCATTCCACAGCTCTGGTATATCCCGGGCAAACCTCTGCCTAAGGAAGCCATAGACACCAACAAAGTCATACAGCAGGCAGACATCTACCCCTCCCTGCTCTACCTCCTCGGCATCGATGATGAGATCGTGTCATACGGCCACAACATCTTCAACCCTCTATCCAAGGCTTATGCCGTGATCTATTGGGGAGAGCATCACCTCATCACATGGGACAAGATCTACACCTTCGAAACAGAGACCAACAAGCTCTCCGTCGACAGCCTCAACACCGTCCTACTCCCTCGTCCCGACACGATACATCATACCGTCTCGGAACGACTGCTCCCTGCCATTGTCATGGACTACAACAAGCGTCTCATTCACAACAAACTGAGTGCACGTTACAACCAATAA